A single window of Jiangella alkaliphila DNA harbors:
- the lspA gene encoding signal peptidase II, with product MQAEAGAPLTDGGRRRTGVLLAVAAAVLAADQLTKILAVALLDPGRAVQVVGEVVQLRLIRNPGAAFSLATNMTPVLTVVAIVVVLVIVAVSRRVAHRGWAVALGAVLGGALGTLTDRIFRMPGAFRGHVVDFVELPNWPVFNLADTAIVTGAVLVAVLSVRGVPHDGVRRDAPAREEAAAA from the coding sequence GTGCAAGCAGAAGCAGGAGCGCCGCTGACGGACGGAGGGCGCCGCCGCACCGGCGTCCTCCTGGCCGTGGCCGCCGCCGTGCTCGCGGCCGACCAGCTCACGAAGATCCTGGCGGTCGCGCTGCTCGATCCGGGGCGGGCGGTCCAGGTCGTCGGCGAGGTCGTGCAGTTGCGCCTCATCCGCAACCCGGGCGCCGCGTTCAGCCTGGCCACGAACATGACGCCGGTGCTGACGGTGGTCGCGATCGTGGTCGTGCTGGTGATCGTGGCGGTCAGCCGCCGGGTGGCGCACCGCGGCTGGGCGGTGGCGCTCGGCGCGGTGCTGGGCGGCGCGCTCGGCACCCTCACCGACCGCATCTTCCGCATGCCCGGCGCGTTCCGCGGCCACGTCGTCGACTTCGTCGAGCTGCCGAACTGGCCGGTCTTCAACCTCGCCGACACCGCCATCGTCACCGGCGCGGTGCTGGTGGCCGTGCTCAGCGTCCGCGGCGTCCCGCATGACGGCGTCAGGCGCGACGCCCCGGCTCGTGAGGAGGCGGCCGCCGCGTGA
- a CDS encoding TraR/DksA family transcriptional regulator, which produces MAGNSKVEAAEAAALVVREDEDPWSEAELTEVRDLLNADSVRLREEIEDAEADIADLLRSGDTGGEDQADTGTKTFEREHEMSLAASHRDMLSQTARALGRIENGTYGICENCGNPIGKARLQAFPRATLCMTCKQKQERR; this is translated from the coding sequence ATGGCCGGAAACAGCAAGGTCGAGGCCGCTGAGGCGGCCGCTCTGGTGGTCCGCGAAGACGAGGACCCGTGGAGCGAGGCCGAGCTCACTGAGGTCCGCGACCTGTTGAACGCCGACTCCGTGCGCCTGCGCGAGGAGATCGAGGATGCCGAGGCCGACATCGCCGACCTGCTGCGCAGCGGCGACACCGGCGGCGAGGACCAGGCCGACACCGGGACCAAGACGTTCGAGCGCGAGCACGAGATGTCGCTCGCGGCCAGCCACCGCGACATGCTGAGCCAGACGGCGCGGGCGCTGGGCCGCATCGAGAACGGCACCTACGGCATCTGCGAGAACTGCGGCAACCCCATCGGCAAGGCCCGCTTGCAGGCATTCCCGCGGGCCACACTGTGCATGACGTGCAAGCAGAAGCAGGAGCGCCGCTGA
- a CDS encoding DUF167 domain-containing protein → MRVTIRVRPGASRTAVGGRYADALVVAVQARAVDGAATKAALDALADALGIRRREVTLLTGTTSRTKTVEVPDAAASRLADLMREAD, encoded by the coding sequence GTGCGCGTGACCATCCGGGTGCGGCCGGGCGCCTCCCGGACGGCCGTGGGCGGCCGGTACGCCGACGCGCTCGTCGTCGCCGTGCAGGCGCGGGCCGTCGACGGCGCCGCCACCAAGGCCGCGCTGGACGCCCTGGCAGACGCCCTGGGAATACGCCGGAGGGAGGTGACGTTGCTCACCGGAACCACCAGCAGGACCAAGACTGTCGAGGTCCCGGACGCGGCAGCGTCGCGGCTGGCAGATCTCATGCGCGAGGCGGATTGA
- the ileS gene encoding isoleucine--tRNA ligase, whose product MTDPTGYREVPAQVDLPALEHDVLAFWRDNDVFAQTLKNSEGRPQWTFYEGPPTANGMPGTHHIEARAIKDVFPRYRTMKGYHVPRRAGWDCHGLPVEIAVEKELGFEAKSDIEAYGVAEFNARCRESVLRHVDAFEQLTERMGYWVDLSQAYRTMDPSYVQSVWWSLKQIFDKGLLVEDYRVSPYCPRDETALSSHELAQGYETVVDPSVFVRFPLTGGPLAGQASLLVWTTTPWTLVSNTAVAAHPDVTYVAARAAGSSELLVLAEPLLATVLGDDADVVSSFTGAEMERWTYQRPFELVDIPDAHFVVVDGYVTTEDGTGLVHQSPAFGADDLRVCRRYGLPVVNPVRSNGTFAEDVPLVGGQFFKHADADLVNDLEHRGVLFKHVPYEHEYPHCWRCHTPLIYYAQPSWYIRTTQIKDALLRENERTTWYPETIKWGRYGEWLRGNVDWALSRNRYWGTPLPIWRNDNDPSRMVCVASLAELSELSGQDVSELDPHRPYVDDVTFTLPGVAGTFRREPYVIDVWYDSGAMPFAQVGYPYAPGSAEAFEKSYPAQFISEALDQTRGWFYTLMAIGTLVFDRSSYENVLCLGLILAEDGRRMSKHLGNIVEPIPLMDEHGADAVRWFMLASGSPWLPRRVGDAGLQEIVRKVLLTYWNTASFLSLYGRTAGWRPGDGSAPPVESRPVLDRWALSELHRLVRDVDAAMDGFDTQAAGAKLTAFVDDLSNWYVRRSRRRFWDGDPAALATLHECVETLTRLMAPMVPFVTERVWQDLVVPAVPDAVTSVHAATWPEADDSLIDEALRAEVSLTRRLVELGRAARAESKVRTRQPLSRALVGARGWETLRPELRAEIADELNVASVLSLAEAGAGEDLVDVSAKANFRSLGKRFAKDTPRVAAAVAAADAPALAASLKASGVAVVGVDGLGEVELAPDDVVVTETPREGWAVAREGETVALDLTLTDALVRAGLVREAVRLVQEARKSSGFEVSDRIELAWSASDQLAAALREHSALLADEVLATSVHEGLDALDGAPEHGDAELGLTFRVRRVS is encoded by the coding sequence ATGACCGACCCCACCGGCTACCGCGAGGTGCCCGCCCAGGTCGACCTGCCGGCGCTGGAGCACGACGTCCTCGCGTTCTGGCGCGACAACGACGTGTTCGCGCAGACGCTGAAGAACAGCGAAGGCCGCCCGCAGTGGACCTTCTACGAGGGTCCGCCCACCGCCAACGGCATGCCCGGCACCCACCACATCGAGGCTCGCGCGATCAAGGACGTCTTCCCGCGCTACCGGACGATGAAGGGCTACCACGTGCCCCGTCGGGCCGGCTGGGACTGCCACGGCCTGCCGGTCGAGATCGCCGTCGAGAAGGAGCTCGGCTTCGAGGCGAAGAGCGACATCGAGGCGTACGGCGTCGCCGAGTTCAACGCCCGGTGCCGCGAGTCGGTGCTCCGTCACGTCGACGCGTTCGAGCAGCTCACCGAGCGCATGGGCTACTGGGTCGATCTCTCGCAGGCGTACCGCACGATGGACCCGTCCTACGTGCAGAGCGTGTGGTGGTCGCTCAAGCAGATCTTCGACAAGGGCCTGCTGGTCGAGGACTACCGGGTCTCGCCGTACTGCCCGCGCGACGAGACGGCGCTGTCGTCGCACGAGCTGGCACAGGGCTACGAGACCGTCGTCGACCCGTCCGTCTTCGTGCGCTTCCCGCTGACCGGCGGCCCGCTGGCCGGCCAGGCGTCGCTGCTGGTGTGGACGACGACGCCGTGGACGCTGGTGTCGAACACCGCGGTCGCCGCGCACCCCGACGTCACGTACGTCGCGGCGCGCGCCGCTGGGTCGTCCGAGCTGCTCGTGCTGGCCGAGCCGCTGCTGGCGACGGTGCTGGGCGACGACGCCGACGTGGTGTCGTCGTTCACCGGCGCGGAGATGGAGCGGTGGACGTACCAGCGCCCGTTCGAGTTGGTCGACATCCCCGACGCCCACTTCGTCGTGGTCGACGGCTACGTCACCACCGAGGACGGCACCGGGTTGGTGCACCAGTCGCCCGCGTTCGGCGCCGACGACCTGCGGGTGTGCCGCCGCTACGGCCTGCCGGTGGTCAACCCGGTGCGCTCGAACGGCACGTTCGCCGAGGACGTCCCGCTGGTCGGCGGCCAGTTCTTCAAGCACGCCGACGCCGACCTCGTCAACGACCTCGAGCACCGCGGCGTGCTGTTCAAGCACGTCCCGTACGAGCACGAGTACCCGCACTGCTGGCGCTGCCACACGCCGCTGATCTACTACGCGCAGCCGTCCTGGTACATCCGCACGACGCAGATCAAGGACGCGTTGCTGCGTGAGAACGAGCGCACCACCTGGTACCCCGAGACGATCAAGTGGGGCCGCTACGGCGAGTGGCTGCGCGGCAACGTCGACTGGGCGCTGTCGCGGAACCGGTACTGGGGCACGCCGCTGCCGATCTGGCGCAACGACAACGACCCGTCGCGCATGGTGTGCGTGGCGTCGCTGGCCGAGCTCTCGGAGCTGTCCGGGCAGGACGTCTCCGAGCTGGACCCGCACCGGCCCTACGTCGACGACGTCACGTTCACGCTGCCCGGCGTGGCCGGCACGTTCCGCCGCGAGCCGTACGTCATCGACGTCTGGTACGACTCCGGCGCGATGCCGTTCGCGCAGGTCGGCTACCCGTACGCGCCCGGAAGCGCGGAGGCGTTCGAGAAGTCGTACCCGGCCCAGTTCATCAGCGAGGCGCTGGACCAGACGCGGGGCTGGTTCTACACGCTGATGGCCATCGGCACGCTGGTCTTCGACCGCTCGTCGTACGAGAACGTCCTCTGCCTGGGGCTGATCCTGGCCGAGGACGGCCGGCGCATGAGCAAGCACCTGGGCAACATCGTCGAGCCGATCCCGCTGATGGACGAGCACGGCGCCGACGCCGTCCGCTGGTTCATGCTGGCCAGCGGCTCGCCGTGGCTGCCGCGCCGGGTCGGCGACGCCGGCCTGCAGGAGATCGTCCGCAAGGTGCTGCTGACCTACTGGAACACCGCCTCGTTCCTGTCGCTGTACGGGCGCACGGCGGGCTGGCGGCCGGGCGACGGTTCGGCGCCGCCGGTGGAGTCGCGGCCCGTCCTCGACCGCTGGGCGCTGTCCGAGCTGCACCGGCTGGTCCGCGACGTCGATGCCGCGATGGACGGCTTCGACACGCAGGCCGCCGGGGCGAAGCTGACGGCGTTCGTCGACGATCTCTCGAACTGGTACGTGCGCCGGTCGCGGCGGCGGTTCTGGGACGGCGACCCGGCCGCGCTGGCGACGCTGCACGAGTGCGTCGAGACGCTCACCCGCCTGATGGCGCCGATGGTGCCGTTCGTCACCGAGCGGGTCTGGCAGGACCTCGTCGTGCCGGCCGTCCCGGACGCCGTGACGTCGGTGCACGCGGCGACCTGGCCGGAGGCGGACGATTCACTGATCGACGAGGCGCTGCGGGCCGAGGTGTCGCTGACGCGGCGGCTGGTCGAGCTGGGCCGGGCGGCCCGGGCGGAGTCGAAGGTGCGGACGCGGCAGCCGCTGTCGCGCGCGCTGGTCGGCGCCCGCGGCTGGGAGACGCTGCGGCCGGAGCTGCGCGCGGAGATCGCTGACGAGCTGAACGTGGCGTCGGTGCTGTCGCTGGCCGAGGCCGGCGCCGGTGAGGACCTCGTCGACGTGTCGGCGAAGGCGAACTTCCGGTCGCTGGGCAAGCGGTTCGCGAAGGACACCCCTCGGGTGGCGGCCGCGGTGGCGGCGGCCGACGCGCCGGCGCTGGCGGCGTCGCTGAAGGCGTCCGGTGTTGCGGTGGTGGGGGTCGACGGGCTCGGCGAGGTCGAGCTGGCGCCCGACGACGTCGTCGTCACCGAGACGCCGCGCGAGGGCTGGGCGGTCGCCCGCGAGGGCGAGACGGTCGCGCTGGACCTCACGCTGACGGACGCGCTGGTCCGGGCCGGCCTGGTCCGCGAGGCGGTCCGGCTGGTCCAGGAGGCCCGCAAGTCGTCCGGCTTCGAGGTGTCCGACCGCATCGAGCTGGCGTGGTCGGCGTCGGACCAGCTGGCGGCCGCGCTGCGCGAGCACAGTGCGCTGCTGGCCGACGAGGTGCTGGCGACGTCCGTCCACGAAGGCCTGGACGCGCTGGACGGCGCGCCCGAACACGGCGACGCCGAGCTCGGGCTGACCTTCCGGGTGCGCCGGGTGAGCTGA
- a CDS encoding DivIVA domain-containing protein, whose protein sequence is MPLTPEDVQNKEFTTVRLREGYDMQEVDEFLDEVEAELARMQRENDELRDKLSAVTRGGGVAASAEPIQAPRQPEAPKAPEAPPSAVAAAPVGVQPSDAAAKVLALAQKTADELVADSKAEADRLMHDARTRADKLDSETKAKAAKIEQDARQRADSIEQEVQKRRTQVFGKLESDRADLEHELETLRAFEREYRSRLKSYLERELRKLETGGVDEADTGVGQVPAAAAGGGGPQPSPGGNAQAAQTGGSLRSVASLLDDEQR, encoded by the coding sequence ATGCCACTGACGCCCGAGGACGTCCAGAACAAAGAGTTCACGACGGTCCGCCTGCGCGAGGGTTACGACATGCAGGAGGTCGACGAGTTCCTGGACGAGGTCGAGGCCGAGCTCGCGCGCATGCAGCGGGAGAACGACGAGCTGCGCGACAAGCTCTCCGCTGTCACGCGTGGCGGCGGAGTCGCGGCGTCGGCCGAGCCCATCCAGGCTCCGCGCCAGCCCGAGGCGCCGAAGGCTCCCGAGGCTCCGCCGTCGGCCGTGGCCGCCGCACCTGTCGGCGTCCAGCCCAGCGACGCAGCCGCCAAGGTGCTCGCGCTGGCCCAGAAGACGGCCGACGAGCTCGTGGCCGACTCCAAGGCCGAGGCCGATCGCCTCATGCACGACGCTCGGACCCGCGCCGACAAGCTCGACTCCGAGACGAAGGCGAAGGCCGCGAAGATCGAGCAGGACGCCCGGCAGCGGGCCGACTCGATCGAGCAGGAGGTGCAGAAGCGCCGGACCCAGGTCTTCGGCAAGCTCGAGTCCGACCGCGCCGACCTCGAGCACGAGCTCGAGACGCTGCGGGCGTTCGAGCGCGAGTACCGCAGCCGGCTGAAGTCGTACCTCGAACGGGAACTGCGCAAGCTCGAGACCGGCGGCGTCGACGAAGCCGACACCGGTGTGGGGCAGGTCCCCGCGGCGGCCGCGGGCGGCGGTGGACCACAGCCGTCACCGGGCGGCAACGCTCAGGCGGCGCAGACCGGCGGTTCGCTCCGCTCGGTCGCCAGCCTGCTCGACGACGAACAGCGCTGA
- a CDS encoding YggT family protein has product MSQILSAVLWLFFIALLIRLVVDWIQVFAREWQPKGLVLVVLEAIYTVTDPPLRAIRRVLPPLRIGSVALDLAFIVLIILVQILLVVVGSLG; this is encoded by the coding sequence GTGAGTCAGATTCTCTCCGCGGTGTTGTGGCTGTTCTTCATCGCCTTGTTGATCAGGCTCGTCGTCGACTGGATTCAGGTCTTCGCGCGCGAGTGGCAGCCCAAGGGGTTGGTGCTGGTCGTGCTGGAGGCCATATACACGGTGACCGACCCGCCACTGCGCGCGATTCGTCGCGTGCTGCCGCCGTTGCGGATCGGTTCGGTCGCCCTCGACCTGGCGTTCATCGTGCTCATCATCCTGGTCCAGATTCTGCTTGTTGTTGTCGGATCCCTAGGATGA
- a CDS encoding cell division protein SepF, with protein sequence MAGAMRKVAVYLGLVEDRDRYDDEYTDDDYDEAYADEYEDAVEEPEERAPERRERERTPEREHTATVASLADRRPVQAVRRAPAMREARITTLHPRTYNEARTLGEHFRDGTPVIMNLSEMDDTDAKRLVDFAAGLIFGLRGSIDRVTAKVFLLTPADVSVTAEDKARMVSGGFFNQS encoded by the coding sequence ATGGCCGGCGCAATGCGCAAGGTTGCGGTCTACCTCGGCCTCGTGGAGGACCGAGATCGCTACGACGACGAATACACAGACGACGACTACGACGAGGCGTACGCCGACGAGTACGAGGACGCCGTCGAGGAGCCCGAGGAGCGGGCCCCCGAGCGGCGCGAACGCGAGCGGACGCCCGAGCGCGAGCACACCGCGACGGTGGCCTCGCTCGCCGACCGCCGTCCGGTCCAGGCAGTACGAAGGGCACCGGCCATGCGCGAGGCGCGCATCACGACGCTCCACCCGCGGACCTACAACGAGGCGCGCACGCTCGGCGAGCACTTCCGCGACGGCACGCCCGTCATCATGAACCTCTCCGAGATGGACGACACCGACGCCAAGCGGCTGGTCGACTTCGCCGCAGGGCTCATCTTCGGCCTGCGCGGCAGCATCGACCGGGTCACGGCGAAGGTGTTCCTGCTCACACCAGCGGACGTCAGCGTGACGGCCGAGGACAAGGCCCGCATGGTCAGCGGCGGGTTCTTCAACCAGAGCTGA
- the pgeF gene encoding peptidoglycan editing factor PgeF, whose amino-acid sequence MLRDTSAAGPVRFAFTDRHDGVSAPPYDELNLGGHVGDDPAAVRRNRELLATAIGLAPDAVNYMNQVHGNAVAVVDGPWTGPAPEVDALVTTQPGRALAVLVADCVPVLLADPEAGVVAVAHAGRPGLKAGVVPAAIAAMRDLGARKLIARVGPAVCGRCYEVPEAMRADVAAVVPEAWSVTRQGTPALDVPAGVVAQLRTAGAAVGAVATCTIEDAHSYSYRRDGVTGRFAGLAWMSQT is encoded by the coding sequence GTGCTCCGAGACACCAGCGCGGCCGGCCCGGTCCGGTTCGCCTTCACCGACCGGCACGACGGCGTCAGCGCGCCGCCGTACGACGAGCTCAACCTCGGCGGGCACGTCGGCGACGACCCGGCCGCCGTCAGGCGCAACCGCGAGCTGCTGGCGACGGCGATCGGCCTGGCGCCGGACGCGGTGAACTACATGAACCAGGTGCACGGCAACGCCGTCGCCGTCGTCGACGGGCCGTGGACCGGGCCCGCGCCCGAGGTCGACGCGCTGGTGACGACTCAGCCGGGGCGCGCGCTCGCCGTCCTCGTCGCCGACTGCGTGCCGGTGCTGCTGGCCGACCCGGAGGCCGGGGTCGTCGCCGTCGCGCACGCGGGCCGCCCCGGGCTGAAGGCGGGCGTCGTGCCGGCGGCCATCGCCGCGATGCGCGACCTCGGCGCCCGCAAGCTGATCGCGCGGGTCGGGCCGGCGGTCTGCGGCCGCTGCTACGAGGTCCCCGAGGCGATGCGCGCCGACGTCGCCGCCGTCGTGCCCGAGGCGTGGTCCGTCACCCGGCAGGGGACACCGGCGCTGGACGTCCCGGCCGGTGTCGTCGCACAGCTGCGTACCGCGGGCGCCGCGGTCGGCGCCGTCGCGACCTGCACGATCGAGGACGCGCACAGCTACTCCTACCGCCGTGACGGTGTGACGGGCCGGTTCGCCGGGCTGGCATGGATGAGTCAGACGTGA
- the ftsZ gene encoding cell division protein FtsZ, with translation MTAPQNYLAVIKVVGIGGGGVNAVNRMIEVGLKGVEFIAINTDAQALLMSDADVKLDVGREATRGLGAGANPDVGRKAAEDHAEEIEEVIKGADMVFVTAGEGGGTGTGGAPVVARIARSLGALTIGVVTRPFMFEGRRRAMQAEAGIEALREEVDTLIVIPNDRLLSISDRQVSVLDAFKSADQVLLSGVQGITDLITTPGLINLDFADVKSVMSNAGSALMGIGSARGEDRAIAAAEMAISSPLLEASIDGAHGVLLSVSGGSDLGLFEINEAANLVAQAAHDDANIIFGAVIDDALGDEVRVTVIAAGFDGGQPTRRELGTVRKPESASGASGPAAAGGIGSVATATPAASRPNAEGDTGGADGDGAPAAPPAPPREQRRIVPATPSDDDLDVPDFLK, from the coding sequence GTGACTGCTCCGCAGAACTACCTCGCGGTGATCAAAGTCGTCGGCATCGGCGGCGGCGGAGTCAACGCGGTCAACCGCATGATCGAAGTCGGCCTCAAGGGCGTCGAGTTCATTGCGATCAACACCGACGCGCAGGCGTTGCTGATGAGCGACGCCGACGTGAAGCTCGACGTCGGGCGCGAGGCGACCAGGGGACTGGGCGCCGGCGCCAACCCCGACGTCGGCCGGAAGGCGGCCGAGGACCACGCCGAAGAGATCGAAGAGGTCATCAAGGGCGCCGACATGGTCTTCGTCACCGCGGGCGAGGGCGGCGGGACGGGCACCGGCGGCGCGCCCGTGGTGGCCCGCATCGCCCGGTCGCTCGGCGCGCTGACCATAGGGGTCGTGACCCGCCCGTTCATGTTCGAGGGCCGACGTCGCGCCATGCAGGCCGAGGCGGGCATCGAGGCGCTGCGCGAAGAGGTCGACACCCTCATCGTCATCCCGAACGACCGGCTGCTGTCGATCAGCGACCGCCAGGTCAGCGTGCTCGACGCGTTCAAGAGCGCCGACCAGGTGCTGCTCTCCGGTGTTCAGGGCATCACCGATCTCATCACGACGCCGGGCCTGATCAACCTGGACTTCGCCGACGTGAAGTCGGTCATGAGCAACGCCGGCTCGGCGCTCATGGGCATCGGCTCGGCCCGCGGCGAGGACCGCGCGATCGCGGCGGCCGAGATGGCGATCTCCAGCCCGCTGCTCGAGGCGTCCATCGACGGCGCGCACGGGGTGCTGCTGTCGGTGTCGGGCGGCTCCGACCTGGGGCTGTTCGAGATCAACGAGGCGGCCAACCTGGTCGCGCAGGCGGCGCACGACGACGCCAACATCATCTTCGGTGCGGTCATCGACGACGCGCTCGGCGACGAGGTCCGGGTCACCGTCATCGCGGCCGGGTTCGACGGCGGGCAGCCGACCCGCCGCGAGCTGGGCACCGTCAGGAAACCCGAATCGGCGTCCGGGGCATCCGGCCCGGCCGCCGCCGGGGGCATCGGCTCGGTCGCGACGGCCACTCCGGCCGCCTCGAGGCCGAACGCCGAGGGGGACACGGGCGGCGCCGACGGTGACGGCGCACCCGCCGCGCCGCCCGCCCCACCCCGGGAACAACGCCGCATCGTCCCGGCCACGCCCAGTGATGACGACCTGGACGTGCCCGACTTCTTGAAGTAG
- the yidC gene encoding membrane protein insertase YidC, translated as MLSVLDTPAQAVSELVLALSSAAEPLAGDAATGVAILLVVVLVRLLLLPLSLRAARAGRARLAVRPAELRLRERFRRDPVRLRRELAALHRANGTSPFAGFGASLLQLPFFMVLYRLFSSPTLNGGANALFTHTLLGVPLSDRWLAVVGSGMVPAELLVFGAVFVLLILVAWWSSRLAARSAARLAAASADAPGSSSASGRSGSRSRSAAGSPAEIEAMMGRLGRVMPFATVVVAAFLPLAAALYLLFSTAWTTAERSVLWRDRALPSAA; from the coding sequence ATGCTCTCCGTTCTCGACACACCTGCCCAGGCCGTCTCCGAACTCGTCCTCGCCCTCTCCTCCGCTGCGGAGCCGCTGGCCGGTGACGCCGCCACCGGCGTCGCCATCCTGCTCGTCGTCGTACTCGTCAGGCTGTTGCTGCTGCCGCTGAGCCTGCGCGCCGCCCGAGCCGGCCGGGCTCGCCTGGCCGTCCGCCCGGCCGAGCTGCGGCTGCGCGAACGCTTCCGCCGCGATCCCGTCCGCCTGCGCCGCGAGCTCGCTGCCCTGCACCGCGCCAACGGCACGTCGCCGTTCGCGGGGTTCGGGGCGTCGCTGTTGCAGCTGCCGTTCTTCATGGTCCTGTACCGGCTGTTCTCGTCGCCGACGCTGAACGGCGGCGCGAACGCGCTGTTCACGCACACGCTGCTCGGCGTGCCGCTGAGCGACCGCTGGCTCGCCGTCGTCGGGTCCGGCATGGTGCCGGCCGAGCTGCTGGTGTTCGGCGCGGTGTTCGTGCTGCTGATCCTGGTCGCCTGGTGGTCGTCGCGCCTGGCCGCCCGCTCGGCGGCCCGCCTCGCCGCTGCGTCGGCCGACGCGCCCGGCTCGTCCTCGGCTTCGGGCCGGTCCGGCTCGCGGTCCAGGTCGGCCGCCGGCTCGCCGGCCGAGATCGAGGCGATGATGGGCCGGCTCGGCCGGGTCATGCCCTTCGCCACCGTCGTCGTGGCCGCGTTCCTGCCGCTCGCGGCAGCGCTCTACCTGCTGTTCTCGACGGCCTGGACGACGGCCGAGCGGTCCGTCCTGTGGCGCGACCGCGCGCTCCCGTCGGCCGCCTGA
- a CDS encoding cell division protein FtsQ/DivIB, whose translation MSVASRSPSAQLFAARARRQRLRRLFGVLLALLVLAVVSGLVWLVGWSSVLSVKSVSVEGVPSSLTDEVLSLAEAPVGTPLARVDTDAIADRVADLPEAASVDVRRSWPTTLTIDVTPREPVAAVSADGSWWSVDDTGALFGASDSRPDGLPVLTAAGDDSSSDVDDAVRAAGVTVLTGLPASLYELVDTVEARSEADVRLGLADGAEVRWGTADDIDRKAEVLLALIAAQEEPPSSYDVSAPEHPAVNP comes from the coding sequence ATGAGCGTCGCGTCGCGGTCGCCCAGCGCCCAGCTCTTCGCGGCGCGGGCGCGGCGACAGCGGCTGCGACGGCTCTTCGGCGTGCTGCTGGCCCTGCTGGTCCTTGCGGTGGTGTCGGGACTCGTGTGGCTGGTCGGCTGGTCGAGTGTGCTCTCCGTGAAGTCGGTGTCGGTCGAGGGTGTTCCGTCGTCGCTGACGGACGAGGTGCTGTCGCTGGCCGAGGCGCCCGTGGGCACGCCGCTGGCCAGGGTCGACACGGACGCGATCGCGGACCGCGTCGCCGACTTGCCAGAGGCCGCGTCGGTCGACGTCCGCCGCTCCTGGCCGACGACGCTGACCATCGACGTCACGCCGCGCGAGCCGGTGGCCGCGGTGTCGGCCGACGGCTCGTGGTGGAGCGTCGACGACACCGGGGCGCTGTTCGGCGCCTCGGACTCGCGGCCGGACGGGCTGCCCGTGCTGACCGCCGCCGGCGACGACTCGTCCTCGGACGTCGACGACGCGGTGCGCGCTGCCGGGGTCACCGTCCTGACCGGCCTGCCGGCGTCGCTGTACGAGCTGGTCGACACCGTCGAGGCGCGCTCGGAGGCCGACGTCCGGCTCGGGCTCGCCGACGGCGCGGAGGTCCGCTGGGGCACCGCCGACGACATCGACCGCAAGGCCGAGGTGCTGCTGGCGCTGATCGCCGCACAGGAGGAACCGCCGTCGTCGTACGACGTGTCCGCGCCCGAGCATCCCGCCGTCAACCCCTGA